In Vicia villosa cultivar HV-30 ecotype Madison, WI linkage group LG7, Vvil1.0, whole genome shotgun sequence, the DNA window atatatatatatatatatatatatatatatatatataattttgaccCCATTTGTTGAAATTTCTGGATCCGTCCCTGAATTCTATCACAGAAATGTGTGTTCGATGCAAATATCAAGGTTTGTCAATTATTCTCTCACACCTTAATTATACAGAAATGTGCCCTAAACTTGTCTTAcattaatgtttgtttgtttgtttgtttcagTTACAACATGCTGTAATGCTTCTTTTGCATTGAACCTTTTGAAAGAAACAAAGAATCTTTATGATGTGATCCTGATAGAAGCTCAGATGACTGACATGGATTCCAACAATTTCTTGCAACATGTTGCacaacaaatcaaaattccaaTCATCAGTAAGAAAACGAAAAACTCTTGTTGAATGGGTTTATTATGTTATCATGTGTTAGTTAggttataattttatatattttatgtgCAGTGATGAGTGTTGACCAATCAACAAGTCCAAGTCTAGTGATGAAGGCGGTTGAAAAAGGTGCTTGTGGTTATTGGATTAAGCCTTTGAGTGAAGGTCAAATCAAGAACATGTGGCAACATGTTGTAAGAAAAGTTCTGAAAGAAAATAATCAGAATGATCATGTTCTTAAAACGTTGAATGCAAAAGGTTTGAAAAAAGGGAAAGAGATGATTATTATGCACCTACTTCTTCTTGTGATGATTATGTTAATAACTATCAACCTTCAACGATGAAGTATCGTTTGTCATGGTCACAAGAATTgcatcaacaatttttatgggtTGTGAATCAACTTGCCATTCACGGTAAGAAAATGTTGCCTGattatttttctcttctttctttgtaTACACTTCAACAAGCTCACTTGTGTGATATATTTTTTAGATGAAAAGCCAAGAAAGATTATTAAACTCATGAATGTGCCTGGTTTGACAAGGGAGCAAGTTGCTAGTCATCTACAGGTTTGTATTAATGTGATTTGATTGACTTTTTTACTTCGTTATTATTATGGGTGTTAAACAATTAACATTACGTTAAATatttccttaaaagtatttcaagcacactctcgattATCTTAGAGTTGGAATGACCTGAATACCTAGGATAATTCACCCTTATTCGAGTCCgcacaagaccggtgaagaaactcgaatgcaaggaagctgtCTAGAAAATATATTAGAGGTTAATGATTTTTGTGTATTGATTCCGAAATAAGAAGCATTATAGACCATGCAAGTGTTTGTTTCATAAGTGCTCAAGagccgtctacaagccgccactagcgcctatACGCCCACGCCCTCGGTCCCGGAGCCAGAGCCGGTGTCGCCGGTAGCGACATCGGCGagggtgtttttggtagagacaagtggcataaggcttgggaccaccacatatgTCTATGTGacactttatcctctttggctCCTTTGGAAAGTACATTGATCCAAGGActttataaatgcttttaaaTTTTATGAAGCATTTATTGCCAATTAACACTATTTCActtttgtcattttggaacacaacTTGATGAAATTAAAgctcataatttccaacaatcccccacttgttctaataatgacaaagtTAATAATTCCATAAATGAGatataaagagtgttaatacagttaggtatctttcgattaaaacttaaccttagtgaggacaacacagagtttaatcggaatattaggtagcaaagcttttaaaccgtgaatccatatgattagaccggtgttgccttacacacactctttaaaggttcttcctctgcataactcgcttagcacttatttatggccatgtgctatcctgtttcataaatttttcatgagagaaactccaactctcactttaagacggcaccatctcgaaattcacataggtgaagttcatattgtgtccttttccacaagacacgtaccctcggtattgaacttcattaagagtgttttttaaaataaaactcaaccctcgtttaaggtcaacattatcacgaaatgttcgacaattatccaaatcaacgacttgttgttacccattgaaaatcttgaagttaatgttctgttaacgtaagattgggttgccgccgctgtcggaactcttactcaaggagtttcaaccctatgcctctcgaggttgtttttactaagtctctggccagtggcttagtaaatgGATCAGCCAAATTATAGCTTATTCGTATATACGTGAGTGAAATGATTCcatccttaatcaattttctcacgaacgAATGTCTAAGCCCTATATGCCTAGACTTTCCATTATACACTTTGCTGAATGCTCTTGCTAGAGTGGCCTGGCTATCGCAGTGTATCATAACCTTTGAAACATTATCCTTAGCCAATGAAACTTCCAAAAGgagatccctcaaccattctgcttcttgaCCAGCGGAAGCGAGAGCCACAAACTTTGATTCCATGGTCGAAGgagtaatgcatgtttgtttcttgctcctccAAGAAATTGCTCCTCCAGCCAGTGTAAATATCCAACCAGTTGtagatttatgatctccaacatttgatatccaactcgcatcggtatatccttctaatatggcaggaaacctaccataGTGAAGGCCAAGATCTTTGGTTTTCAGTAAATAGCCAAAAATCCTCGTGATTGCCTTTCAATGTTCATTACTCgggttgctagtaaatctactcattttactgACTGCAAATGATATATCAGGTCTGGTACATTACATTAAGTACATAAGACATCcaattgcacttgcatattctAGTTGAGCCACTGCTTTTCCATCATTCTTTTCAAGTTTGACTACATGATCAAATGGAGTAGTCACTTCCTTGAATTTCAGGTGTTTAAACTTATCAAGCATTTTCTCaatataatgtgtttgattaagttcataaccccaCTATTTCGCTTGACTTTTATTCCTAAAATTGTGTCAacaagtccaagatctttcatcttgaaagtgGAAGTTAGAAATTTCTTTATTtctaaaattccattcattttgttgctaattattagcatgtcatcaacatagagacacaaGAATATTACAGTGTTGttgtatatttttgtatataagcacttgtcacaagaattagGAATAAATCCATTTGACAATATTGTTGAATCAAATTTttgatgccattgttttggtgctttTTTAAGCCATATAGAGATTTGACAAGTTTGCACACCTTTAGTTCATCTCTAGGAAGCACATAGCCTTCTGGTTGTTCCAGATAGATTTCCTCGTCAAGATCTCCGTTTAGGAACgcagttttaacatccatttgatgaactataagatCATTCAAAGAGACTAAAGCAAACAACAATCGAATTGTGGTTGTCCTTGCTACTGGTGCATAAGTGTCAAAATAATATATACCTTCCTTTTGTCTGAATCCCTTTGCCACTAATCTTGCTTTATAAGTGTTTAaggtaccatcactatgatattTCCTTTTAAACACCCACTTGCATCCAATGGGCCTTGATCCCTTTGGTAAGTCGACAAGTTCCCAAGTGTGGTTggacataattgaatccatttcatctttgATAGCGTCCTTCCAAAAAGAGGAGTCCTTGGAAGTTATTGCTTCCGTATAAGTTTTAGGATCATCCCCTACTTGAAGAATGACCGGAATACTTTGAACGAATTTCGTACTATTTCCTTCGACCAGATAAAACGAAATGGATTGAGAATCAATTTCTTCTGGTCCTAGATTCTTTGTTTTTCGGACTCTTTTGCTTATCCTAGGTTCAGGTTGTGATTCAATGATTCGAGAAGTGCCTTCAGGATGTATTTCTACAATCCGAGAAGAATCTTCCTCACAAGATTCTTTATTTGTGGCTGACTCTGATTCTTTATCCTTAGTGataagattttcaaagaattctacATCCCGGGATTCAACAATgacattagactctaaatttaagagtctatatgctttactatttTGTGCATATCCAACAAAAGCACATCTTATCCCTCGAGGACCCAACTTGGTTCTCTTAGGATCCATATTTTTGTAGTAAGCCACACACCCCCACACTTTGAAATAACCGATATTTGGTGCCATGCTTTTCCATACCTCATATGGAGAAATACCAGTTTTCTTCAAAGGAATTCTATTAATTATGTGACAAGCGGATAGTAAGGCCTCGCCCCACAAATTGAAAGGTAATTCTGAGTGCATTAACATGGCATTCATCATTGCTTGATATGTTCGATTCTTTCTTTCGGCTATGCCATTTTGTTGCGGTGTTCTAGGCGCCGAACATTCATGTATTatgccatgttcttcacaaaatgcaTCAAATTCAGTAGAAAAGTATTCACCTCCCCTGTCACTCCTAAGGACTTTTATACttctacttaattgattttctacTTCTGCTTTATAAATTTTAAAGGCATTAAAGGCTtcatctttatgctttaagagATATACATATGTGTATCTAGAAGCATCATCAATGAATGTGATGAAATATCTATTTCCCCCATGGGTCAACATGCCATTAAATTCGCACAAATTTGAATGTATAAGATCAAGTAGATTTgtctttctttcaacacttttgaaaggttttTTAATCATCTTTGATTTAGCGCATAATTCACATTTGTTGAAATCATTAATGTTACATGATATCATAccagatttaattagtctctTCATTGAACTAATACCAGTATGTGCTAATCTATTATGCCATGAAGAAACAGAATCAAGCATGTAAGCAaaattagaaatttcattaatcatATTCTCGGTAATACATAGTTTGATCGTTCCCTCA includes these proteins:
- the LOC131618972 gene encoding two-component response regulator ORR26-like translates to MCVRCKYQVTTCCNASFALNLLKETKNLYDVILIEAQMTDMDSNNFLQHVAQQIKIPIIMMSVDQSTSPSLVMKAVEKGACGYWIKPLSEGQIKNMWQHVVRKVLKENNQNDHVLKTLNAKDEKPRKIIKLMNVPGLTREQVASHLQYFKHTLDYLRVGMT